The following coding sequences are from one Lolium rigidum isolate FL_2022 chromosome 6, APGP_CSIRO_Lrig_0.1, whole genome shotgun sequence window:
- the LOC124660600 gene encoding uncharacterized protein LOC124660600: MASPASPSWVIMGRVPRVTAADTDLPPGADLSLALPAPPRVAQLTIPPRIFPGRTTPSNFPSVLAVDASGLLLLKADQGPATGPTVIDLPGRQEFSWRPTVAGYFVLDAKTASAVALPDAKYIMHPGHLGLVASPADDGHYMVAELQMIIGGDTADLLCFSSHTGEWVSKDVPYPLPPRPLSPSGVVALSGRLWWVDLSWCLLTCDPFADAPVLTVVPLPEGKALQYGEAGGLLDKYRCVGVSAGKLRFVDMYRNRNSAGAAQISVWTLADPDSTEWTLEYEATFGEICNDDSFKAAGLPRKIPVLALIHPTNPDVLYFFLDEHMVGVDVRARKVVDCEVYELVEPPREHVSSRFVHAWQLPRALCSGSAKETEDDGVNDELQQLPL, from the exons ATGGCATCCCCCGCTTCGCCGTCCTGGGTCATCATGGGGAGAGTGCCGCGGGTGACAGCGGCCGACACCGACCTCCCTCCGGGCGCCGACCTCTCCCTCGcgctgccggcgccgccgcgcgtcgCGCAGCTCACCATTCCCCCGCGCATCTTCCCCGGCCGCACCACCCCCAGCAACTTCCCCtccgtcctcgccgtcgacgcctccggcctcctcctcctcaaagcGGACCAGGGCCCCGCCACGGGCCCCACCGTCATCGACCTGCCCGGCCGCCAGGAGTTCTCCTGGCGCCCAACCGTCGCGGGCTACTTCGTCCTCGACGCCAAGACCGCCTCCGCCGTCGCGCTCCCCGACGCCAAGTACATCATGCACCCGGGCCACCTCGGCCTCGTCGCCTCGCCCGCCGACGACGGCCACTACATGGTCGCCGAGCTCCAGATGATCATCGGCGGCGACACCGCCGACCTCCTCTGCTTCTCGTCCCACACCGGGGAGTGGGTCAGCAAGGACGTCCCCTACCCGCTTCCGCCGCGCCCGCTCAGCCCCAGCGGCGTCGTCGCGCTCTCCGGGAGGCTCTGGTGGGTCGACCTCTCCTGGTGCCTCCTCACCTGCGACCCCTTCGCCGACGCGCCGGTGCTCACCGTCGTCCCGCTTCCGGAGGGCAAGGCGCTCCAGTACGGCGAAGCTGGCGGGCTGCTCGACAAGTACCGCTGTGTGGGTGTCAGCGCCGGCAAGCTCAGGTTCGTCGACATGTACAGGAACCGCAACAGCGCCGGCGCTGCGCAGATCAGCGTCTGGACGCTCGCCGATCCGGACTCCACGGAGTGGACGCTCGAATACGAGGCCACCTTTGGGGAGATCTGCAACGACGACAGCTTCAAGGCGGCCGGTCTGCCGAGGAAGATCCCCGTGCTTGCCCTCATCCACCCCACCAACCCCGACGTGCTCTACTTCTTCCTGGACGAGCACATGGTCGGCGTCGACGTGCGTGCTCGCAAGGTTGTGGACTGCGAGGTCTACGAGCTGGTTGAGCCGCCCCGCGAACACGTCTCAAGCCGTTTCGTTCATGCTTGGCAGCTGCCACGGGCTCTCTGCTCAG GTTCTGCAAAGGAGACTGAAGATGATGGCGTGAATGACGAGCTGCAGCAACTCCCTCTGTGA